A section of the Mesorhizobium loti genome encodes:
- a CDS encoding helix-turn-helix domain-containing protein → MPQNAKINALSEPLVSEIGSDSSSLRALRETRGYSLEELSLTCGLAVGEIEDIENGRAADPAKLRRIAAALRLPQDALIAFAAPTPAAQGRPLA, encoded by the coding sequence ATGCCCCAAAACGCAAAAATCAATGCCCTCTCCGAACCGCTAGTCAGTGAGATCGGGTCAGATTCCAGTAGCCTCAGAGCACTGCGGGAAACCCGCGGATACAGCTTGGAAGAGCTTTCCCTGACCTGCGGACTCGCGGTCGGCGAAATTGAGGACATCGAGAACGGCAGGGCTGCCGATCCGGCGAAGCTGCGTCGTATCGCGGCCGCGCTTCGGCTACCCCAGGATGCTCTCATTGCTTTCGCTGCACCGACACCGGCCGCACAAGGTCGACCCCTGGCATAG